Proteins encoded by one window of Rhea pennata isolate bPtePen1 chromosome 11, bPtePen1.pri, whole genome shotgun sequence:
- the CYSLTR1 gene encoding cysteinyl leukotriene receptor 1, producing the protein MTILSDNLSCHHAIDDFRNRVYSTLYSMISIMGFVGNGVVLYVLIKTYRQKTAFQIYMLNLAVSDFLCICTLPLRVVYYVHKGNWFFSDFLCRISSYALYVNLYCSIFFMTAMSFFRCIAIVFPVQNINLVTEKKAKLVCFGIWIFVTLTSAPFLRNGSYEHGNKTKCFEPPENSQKTNLVVILDFIALFVGFIFPFIVITICYTMIIRTLLKNSLKKNQANRKKAIWMIVIVTATFLVSFTPYHILRTVHLHVLRLKNTSCEDAIYLQKAVVVTLPLAASNCCFDPLLYFFSGGNFRKRLTTFRKASSSSLTQAFRKKFSIKEKDKEPFGESHRENGTVSVVPS; encoded by the coding sequence ATGACCATCCTGTCTGACAACTTGTCATGCCACCACGCCATCGATGACTTCCGCAACAGAGTGTACTCCACGTTGTATTCCATGATCTCGATTATGGGCTTTGTGGGAAATGGCGTCGTCCTGTATGTACTCATAAAAACGTATCGGCAGAAGACCGCCTTCCAGATATACATGCTTAACCTTGCCGTTTCCGACTTTCTGTGTATTTGCACACTGCCTCTTCGTGTTGTGTATTATGTCCACAAAGGAAACTGGTTCTTCAGTGATTTCTTATGCAGGATCAGTTCGTACGCGCTCTATGTCAACCTgtattgcagcatttttttcatgactgCAATGAGCTTCTTCCGTTGCATAGCCATCGTTTTTCCAGTCCAGAATATCAACTTGGTAACGGAGAAAAAGGCTAAGCTGGTCTGCTTTGGCATCTGGATTTTCGTTACCCTCACGAGCGCTCCCTTTCTACGCAATGGAAGTTACGAACATGGCAACAAGACCAAGTGCTTCGAGCCTCCCGAAAATTCCCAGAAGACAAATCTAGTCGTGATCCTGGATTTCATTGCCCTGTTTGTGggcttcatttttcctttcattgtcATAACTATCTGTTACACCATGATCATACGGACCTTACTGAAAAATTCCTTGAAGAAGAATCAGGCTAACCGCAAGAAAGCCATCTGGATGATCGTCATCGTGACAGCTACCTTCCTGGTCAGCTTCACCCCCTACCACATCCTGCGCACAGTCCATCTCCACGTGCTGAGGCTGAAGAACACCAGCTGCGAGGATGCCATCTACTTGCAGAAGGCCGTGGTCGTCACGCTGCCCCTGGCCGCTTCCAACTGTTGCTTTGACCCGCTCCTCTATTTCTTCTCGGGGGGCAACTTTCGGAAGAGGCTCACCACGTTTAGGAAGGCCTCTTCCTCCAGCTTAACACAAGCATTCAGGAAAAAGTTCTCCATAAAAGAGAAGGACAAGGAACCCTTTGGAGAAAGCCACAGAGAAAACGGGACTGTGTCTGTGGTCCCTTCGTAG